Part of the Paludisphaera borealis genome, GACGGCTCCATCCGGAGGAAAAACGTCGAAGGGGCTTCCAGGACAAGGGACGAGCCGAGGCTGGGACGACGAGCCGTCGATTATTCGGACGGGCTGCGCGGGCGTCCGCGACCTCGCCTCGGGGCTTCGACGTCGAGGGCCGAGACGTAGCGACTCGTCTCGCTGGCCGCCGGGGGCGGAATGATCGGCAGGAGCCGGAACGACTCCTCGACGATCCGGGCGACCCCATCGGCCAGGGGAGAGCCCAGGAGGAGTCGAAACTTCTCCATCAGCTCGTCGGCCCGCTCGCCCGACAGCGAGCGCTCGCCCCCCGCGGAGAGGAACGCGCTTGGCGAATGGACCGAAGTCATCGCCATCGACTCTTCGGGCTCGCCGCTGTCGGCCAGCAAGGGAGTCGAATCCAAGAGGATCTCCAGCGGCACCCCAAGGGCTCGGGAGATCCGTCGAAGGGTCCCCGCCTGCGGCTTGCTGGTGTTGCCACGCTCGATCTGGTACAGGGCGGTCCGCGAAATCTTGGCCCGATTGGCCAGTTCGTCGGGCCCCCACCCCTTTGCGTAACGCAGATCGCGAATTCGCTTCGCCAGGTTCATGGATCATCTCACTTCTAGCGTCGGACTATCAATTCGGATATGAATCAGGCAGTGGATTCCATCACAACGCGGAGTCCGATGGAATGGCACTGAATAGAATGATACATCTCCCTCAAAAAAAATCAATTGCGAACTGGATAAAAGAGCCTTCATAAGAAAGTCGCCGGCCGCGCCAACCGAATTAAGCGTGAGATCCAACCGTCAGGCCCCCCGACAATCCGCCGGCCTGCCGCCCAAGTCGCCCAGGAACCCCGGCCGGCCGGGGTTCCTGGGCGAGCCGTCGGGAATTCTCTCGCCGCGCGACCGGTCCGCCGCCCCCGAACCGCGCGAACGGCGCAACTCGCCCAGGGGCGAGCACGAACAGCAGCCCCAGGTCGCACCGCCGATCGCCGATGGAGCCTCAAGGAAACGCTCCGGCGAGCAGCCGAGCCGGATCGGCGCGGCGTCACCCCCTCCCACTCCTCAAGCCTGGCGAAGTGAATCCAGCGTTCCGTGAATGCCTGCAAACAAATCTCATGTTTCCCTGCCTCTTACGGCGGGATCAAATCAACATAAATCGTATCGAAGTCCTAAACCCCTAAGACTGCCGACCGCCGAGGCGAGCCACGCTGCGAGAATCTTAGTTTCGAGGTCCGAGGGCCGTGACGGGATTACTTTAGCGACGCCCGACCTCGTCGATTTCAGGCATCTTGCCCCAGCCCGTGTTGCAAATTCGCAACACCTTGTGGGTGGTCGTCACAATCCACTATAAATCGAGTCTCCTGGGCGAATCGTGGCCCCGTGCGGAAAAAATGAGCCTGAACGTGTAAGTTCCCGCGGCCGGCGGCGTCTTTATTCTCGAAGCGCCGTCTTGCTATCACGCTTCAGTCGGGTACAAGCAGCATATGCACACGCAAACGACGAGGGAATCCCTCAGCGGCCATCATATGCTTGCACTCACCCGGCGCGTCGTGCTTCGGATCTCGGTCGTGCGCCCTCGGGTCGGGGAGTCGGAGGCGTGATCGCGGGATGATTTTCTCGATCGTGGGACGGGAACCTTCCCGTAGAAGCGAGCCCGCCTCGCATCAGGCGGCCGGAATGCGGCGTCGGATCAACAGTCGAACCCCCCGCCGAGGCTAATGCCGTGATGAACTCAGACCACATGCAGGGGTTGTTCTGGACCACATCTCGCCAAGGGCTCTCGCTCGTCGAGCGCCCGCGAGTTCCTTCCTACCGGGTTGGCGAGCCGCTCATCGCTGGGCGTTCACGGTGGCCGGTGGGCGTCCAGTACAGTTTCGGCGTCGAGGGGCACCAGTTGACGCTGTTCGCCTCGACGATTCATCCTCGAATCGTCGAGGACGTCCGCCTGGGCGATGCGGAGTTCGCGCTGGTCGGCGGGTCGCCGGTCTTCCTCCTGGCGTACCGCCTGGGCGCAACGGCCGAGTGGAACGCCGTGCCGTTCGGCTGGCACCTCCAGCACCCCGAATCGCGCGCCGTGCCGGCCTCGCATCCGTCGCCCGAGAACCGCGCCTTGCTCTGGATCTCGCTGGTCGGTGCCAACGATGGCATCATCCATGCTCAACGTGGGGTCGCCCTCAGCCCGGCCTTCACCCGCACCCTTCACCGGGCGATTCAGAACCAGGCGACGGCGTTGTTCAACCCGCTCGACTGCATGCTCGCACTTTCTGAAATCCTCCGCGACGAGCCCAGCTTGTCGCGGCGGATCGATGCGGCCAACGTCCGGACCATGGCCAACGCGTAATTGACGACGCATTGGCTCGATGGGTTCGGCCCCCCCCCACGCCACCCATCCGCGACCGCACGCATGAATCGTCGCTATAATCTCGTAAAGTAGCCGTTCGTAGGGCGGACACGACGACGACGATCGATAGGCAAGTAATAGCGACCCTAAGCGACCATAATAGACAAATAACGCCTGTCCCTAATAGCCCAAGCCCAACCAGGCATAACTAAGCCGCAGCCCCTTATCATCTAATCTAAGTCTCAAGGGCGCCGTGAGTTCCACTTCCGGAACCCAAGGCGCCCCTCTTTTTTTCGACCTCGGCTTCGGCTTCGCTGAACGAGGGGCGACGTCAATCGTCGGCGGGAGCGACGGCTTCGTAACCGAGTAGGCCCGACCAGAGGGCTTCGTACCGGGCGACGGCTCGGGCGATCGAAAACTCGGCTTCGACGCGAGCACGGCCCTCCCGACCCAGGGCGCGGGCGTGTTCCGGATCGTCAACGGCTTCGATGATCGCCCGGGCGAGCCGCGAGGGATCGCGGGGGGGGACCAGCCACCCGGTCCGCCCGGGCGCGACCAGGTCTTCCGAGCCCTCGACCGCGGTCGCGACCACGGGGAGGCCGGCAGCCATGCCTTCCAGCACGACGTTGGGCATCCCTTCCCAGAGCGCGGGGTGGACCAGAAGGTCGGCCGACCGCATCAGCCCGGGGACGTCAGTCCGCTGGCCGAGCCATTGGACGCGGTCGGCGAGCCGTGGCCGTGTCGCAAGCTGCTCGGCCAGCCATTCGCGATGGGGGCCGTCGCCGACGATCGCCAGCCGCCAGTTCGCGCGGGCCGAGGCGACCTGTTCGGCGGCCGACAAGAGATCGGGCAGCCCCTTCTGCGTATCGAGTCGGCCCACCGTCAGCGCCAGGAAGGCGTGATCGGGGACGCCGAGGCTCGCGCGCGATATAGATATAGAGGTGGTGGAGGCGGCGTCGAACGGGGCGGGGTCGATCCCGTTGGGGATGACCGTCAGCCGATCGGGGTCGAGGCCGCCGACCTCGCGGCTGAATCGCGCCACGCCTTCCGAGACGCAGACCGAGCCGCTCGCGAGTCGGCTGGTAAGTCGATCGAGCGTGAGGTGCCAGCGCTTCTCGCGCTCGGCGACGCGCAGGCCGCCGACGACCCACGGTCGTCCCGCCCAGGGCGAGGCCAGTCGAACCGCCAGGTTGGCGTGGAACATGAAGCTCTGAACCAGGACGGGGCGATAGCGTCGCAAGACGCTCGCCAACCGCGCGACGCCTCGCAACGGCCGTCGGCGATCGAGCCCGAGGCACTCACACGGGATTCCGGCGGTTCGGACCGGTTCGGCCAGGGCTCCGTCGCCGCTCAGTCCGATCACGACCGGCGCCCATCGCCGGCGGTCGAGCCGCAGGGCCAGGTTCACAAGCGCCCGCTCGGCACCGCCGACGTCGAGGTCGGTGATCGCCAGGGCGATCGGCACGGGATGCGCGGGCCGCGGCCCGAGGCGGGCCGACTCCAGGCGTCGGGTCAGGCTTTGCACGCTATACTCGACATCGAATCGAACTGCTTCCGTTTCCGTTACCTGGATCGAA contains:
- a CDS encoding helix-turn-helix domain-containing protein; translation: MNLAKRIRDLRYAKGWGPDELANRAKISRTALYQIERGNTSKPQAGTLRRISRALGVPLEILLDSTPLLADSGEPEESMAMTSVHSPSAFLSAGGERSLSGERADELMEKFRLLLGSPLADGVARIVEESFRLLPIIPPPAASETSRYVSALDVEAPRRGRGRPRSPSE
- a CDS encoding glycosyltransferase; this translates as MQSLTRRLESARLGPRPAHPVPIALAITDLDVGGAERALVNLALRLDRRRWAPVVIGLSGDGALAEPVRTAGIPCECLGLDRRRPLRGVARLASVLRRYRPVLVQSFMFHANLAVRLASPWAGRPWVVGGLRVAEREKRWHLTLDRLTSRLASGSVCVSEGVARFSREVGGLDPDRLTVIPNGIDPAPFDAASTTSISISRASLGVPDHAFLALTVGRLDTQKGLPDLLSAAEQVASARANWRLAIVGDGPHREWLAEQLATRPRLADRVQWLGQRTDVPGLMRSADLLVHPALWEGMPNVVLEGMAAGLPVVATAVEGSEDLVAPGRTGWLVPPRDPSRLARAIIEAVDDPEHARALGREGRARVEAEFSIARAVARYEALWSGLLGYEAVAPADD